The Lachnospiraceae bacterium oral taxon 500 genome window below encodes:
- a CDS encoding MarR family transcriptional regulator produces MLEPLFVDVYDKFKLNFYKNIFKGFDRQKNPLTITESFCLEVIYSLKTPTISELSRYLGISQPNTTYKVNELIQKGYIEKKKDPLDKRRVLLYPTEKFTKYYSLKNQYVSTVCDRMRATFSAKDLQKLESMLATISNELMPEVSIKKEVE; encoded by the coding sequence ATGTTAGAACCGCTTTTTGTCGATGTTTATGATAAATTCAAGCTCAATTTTTATAAAAATATCTTTAAGGGTTTTGACCGGCAAAAGAATCCTCTGACCATCACCGAATCCTTTTGTTTGGAAGTGATTTATTCTTTAAAAACTCCCACTATTTCTGAGCTCTCCCGGTATCTTGGCATTTCCCAGCCCAATACCACCTATAAGGTCAATGAGCTGATTCAAAAGGGTTATATTGAAAAGAAAAAAGATCCCCTTGATAAGCGGCGGGTTTTGCTTTATCCGACCGAAAAGTTCACTAAGTATTATTCCCTCAAAAATCAATATGTCAGCACCGTCTGCGATCGGATGCGGGCTACTTTTTCGGCTAAGGATTTGCAAAAGCTGGAATCCATGCTGGCGACTATATCCAATGAATTGATGCCGGAAGTCAGCATCAAAAAAGAGGTTGAATGA
- a CDS encoding transcriptional regulator, which yields MSDLQELTNELMQDTAFKKEYEALQPERDITMSIIRARKAAGLTQAELSQKTGISQADISRLENGSRNPSLALLNRIAEAMNSTLKIEFVPNKHLAK from the coding sequence ATGAGTGATTTACAAGAACTGACGAATGAACTCATGCAGGATACTGCGTTCAAAAAAGAATATGAAGCACTTCAGCCGGAGCGGGACATTACCATGTCTATTATTCGTGCAAGGAAAGCAGCAGGCCTGACACAGGCCGAGTTGTCTCAAAAGACGGGGATAAGCCAAGCAGATATCAGCCGATTGGAAAATGGATCAAGAAATCCAAGTCTTGCATTGTTGAATCGTATTGCAGAAGCAATGAACTCAACGCTAAAAATCGAATTTGTTCCCAATAAGCATTTAGCAAAATAA
- a CDS encoding oligoendopeptidase F has translation MDKTKETKPEVFWDLTPLYTSFADPKLEADKKTLVEFCDHLLAQASALAAADSPVDACNRYLTTYNQALLLLDKLYNYGSLTYAVNTADSAALNLVEVLEGYFPKLSLAEAHFKMWLKELPDFNALLTAKELQAFHFYLNSARQSAAHTLSTAEEELFALLQNTGGNAWSKLQDQTVASLTGHFRGEDLVLSALRAKAYDQDPAVRREAYEAELACYPKMDTVSAACLNAIKGEAITAAAKRGYDSVLDMTLQKSHMDKETLQAMLTAMEESLPAFRKYFRKKAELLGHKNGLPFYDLFAPVGEVSMEYSYEQAKQYVIDNFSQFSPELGEFAAHAFAHDWIDVYPRKGKVSGAFCSEIKSLEESRIMTNFDGSLSDVYTLAHELGHGFHNYCMKGVAPVNSDSPMQLAETASIFCETIVANASLKEASPQEKVVILENDIMSTAQVIVDILSRYYFESELIEKRQNGSLSVDELKAAMIRAQKRTYGDGLDENYLHPYMWMCKPHYYSSNLNFYNFPYAFGELFAKGLYALYAKEGAGFVPKYKELLRSTGSRSTHDVLAIVGMDSHSPEFFRGSLALTIAKIEEWLKLV, from the coding sequence ATGGACAAAACAAAAGAAACGAAACCGGAAGTTTTTTGGGATTTAACCCCGCTTTATACTTCGTTTGCCGACCCGAAGCTGGAAGCCGACAAAAAAACCTTAGTCGAGTTCTGCGATCACCTTTTGGCGCAGGCTTCCGCTCTGGCTGCGGCCGATTCGCCGGTCGATGCCTGCAACCGGTATTTAACCACCTATAATCAAGCCCTGCTGCTGTTGGATAAACTCTATAATTACGGTAGTTTGACCTATGCGGTCAATACCGCTGACAGTGCGGCTTTAAATCTGGTAGAAGTGCTGGAGGGCTATTTCCCCAAACTGTCATTAGCCGAAGCGCATTTTAAAATGTGGCTGAAAGAGCTCCCTGACTTTAATGCTTTGCTGACAGCTAAAGAACTTCAGGCTTTTCACTTTTATCTGAACTCCGCCCGGCAAAGCGCCGCTCATACGCTCAGCACCGCCGAGGAGGAACTCTTTGCCCTGCTGCAAAACACCGGCGGAAATGCTTGGAGTAAGCTGCAGGATCAAACCGTTGCCAGCTTAACCGGCCATTTTCGCGGGGAAGACTTGGTTTTATCGGCTCTCCGGGCAAAAGCTTATGATCAGGATCCGGCTGTTCGGCGCGAGGCCTATGAGGCGGAACTGGCCTGCTATCCAAAAATGGATACCGTTTCGGCGGCCTGTCTGAACGCAATTAAGGGCGAAGCCATTACCGCCGCCGCCAAGCGCGGTTATGATTCGGTGCTGGATATGACCCTGCAAAAATCGCATATGGATAAAGAAACCCTGCAAGCCATGCTGACCGCCATGGAAGAAAGCCTGCCGGCTTTCCGCAAATATTTCCGCAAAAAAGCCGAACTGCTCGGCCATAAAAACGGGCTGCCTTTTTATGATTTGTTTGCTCCGGTCGGTGAAGTGTCGATGGAATACAGCTACGAGCAGGCCAAGCAATATGTGATTGACAATTTCAGTCAATTTTCACCGGAACTGGGCGAGTTCGCCGCTCATGCTTTCGCTCATGACTGGATTGACGTTTACCCGCGCAAAGGCAAGGTTTCCGGTGCTTTTTGCAGTGAAATCAAGTCATTGGAAGAAAGCCGGATTATGACCAATTTTGACGGCAGTTTAAGTGATGTTTACACCTTGGCTCATGAGCTGGGACATGGTTTTCACAATTACTGCATGAAGGGTGTGGCACCGGTTAATTCCGATTCGCCGATGCAGTTGGCGGAAACGGCTTCCATTTTCTGCGAAACCATTGTCGCCAATGCCAGTTTAAAGGAAGCTTCCCCGCAGGAAAAGGTTGTGATTTTGGAAAATGACATCATGTCTACCGCCCAGGTGATTGTTGATATTTTAAGCCGCTATTATTTTGAAAGCGAATTGATTGAAAAGCGGCAAAACGGTTCACTGTCGGTTGACGAACTGAAAGCTGCCATGATTCGTGCCCAAAAAAGAACCTATGGCGACGGTTTGGATGAAAATTACCTGCATCCCTATATGTGGATGTGTAAGCCGCATTATTATTCGTCTAATCTTAATTTTTACAACTTCCCCTATGCCTTCGGCGAGCTGTTCGCCAAAGGTCTGTATGCCTTATACGCCAAAGAAGGGGCTGGCTTTGTGCCGAAATACAAAGAACTGCTGCGCTCAACCGGCAGCCGCAGTACGCATGATGTGTTGGCGATTGTCGGCATGGACTCGCACAGCCCCGAATTTTTCCGCGGTTCTCTGGCACTGACGATTGCTAAAATCGAGGAATGGCTGAAGCTGGTTTAA
- a CDS encoding type II toxin-antitoxin system RelE/ParE family toxin gives MFSVNFYREEDGSKPVGEFIRSLDVKMKAKVVSDLHRLEMLGNEARAPLSKYLGEDIFELRTILGTNIVRILYFFDEDEIIIATNGFVKKQQKTPQSEILLAKQRRTIYLKRKECER, from the coding sequence TTGTTCAGTGTAAATTTTTACCGTGAAGAAGACGGCAGTAAACCAGTTGGAGAGTTTATCCGAAGTCTGGATGTAAAAATGAAGGCAAAAGTAGTATCTGATCTGCATCGATTAGAAATGCTGGGAAATGAAGCGAGAGCTCCATTGAGCAAGTACCTTGGTGAAGATATTTTTGAACTTCGCACTATTCTGGGAACTAATATAGTCCGGATTTTATACTTCTTTGATGAAGATGAAATCATTATTGCAACAAATGGATTTGTCAAAAAACAACAGAAAACTCCACAGAGCGAGATACTGCTTGCCAAACAGAGAAGAACGATTTACCTGAAAAGAAAGGAGTGTGAGCGATGA
- a CDS encoding rhodanese-like domain-containing protein, whose amino-acid sequence MAVLLFSACQSAQDSNSGNNSAANESAPASSDQTAKTAEYHKISAEEAKKMMDEQDVVIVDVRTAAEYAEGHIADAVLVPNETIGDEAPAELPNKDAVLLIYCRSGNRSRTAANKLLKLGYQNIYDFGGINTWPYEIVK is encoded by the coding sequence ATGGCCGTGTTGCTGTTCAGCGCCTGCCAGTCCGCTCAGGATAGTAACTCCGGCAACAATTCCGCGGCAAATGAGTCCGCCCCGGCAAGCAGCGATCAGACTGCCAAAACCGCCGAATACCATAAAATTTCGGCTGAGGAAGCCAAAAAAATGATGGATGAACAGGATGTCGTAATCGTCGATGTCCGCACTGCGGCGGAATACGCTGAAGGCCATATTGCTGATGCCGTTTTAGTTCCGAATGAAACTATCGGCGACGAAGCACCGGCCGAACTGCCGAATAAAGATGCCGTTTTGCTGATTTACTGCCGCAGCGGCAACAGAAGCAGAACCGCCGCTAATAAGCTGCTCAAGCTGGGCTATCAAAACATTTATGATTTTGGCGGTATTAACACCTGGCCTTATGAAATTGTTAAATAA
- a CDS encoding phosphatidate cytidylyltransferase, producing MFFGRTSEKQSWIRQLVIIRPETAGSEENKMKQRVLSSVVALPLVVAAIYFGGLSLFLLLGAAVMVGIFEFNRAFGYEDKKLLLSMTMLAAAVYIFLFYINKIGMAQTVFGFMLMTELAAYVLLYPKLQLRQVFINIVGFLYIPYMLTHVLLMRQSLVHGKVVVWLVILIAFGSDTFAYFTGVTLGRHKLAPILSPKKTIEGALGGILGSTLICLSYGLFLEWRGYFTLPLAAYASLALLGVLGSVFSQIGDLVGSAIKRETGIKDFGRLIPGHGGILDRLDSILFVAPFVYYFMLLLHRWN from the coding sequence ATGTTTTTTGGCCGGACTTCGGAGAAACAGAGCTGGATCAGGCAATTGGTTATTATCAGACCAGAAACCGCCGGTTCGGAGGAGAATAAAATGAAACAGAGAGTGCTGTCGTCTGTGGTAGCGCTGCCGCTGGTGGTGGCGGCGATTTATTTCGGGGGGCTTTCTTTATTTTTATTGCTGGGCGCAGCGGTGATGGTCGGTATTTTTGAGTTTAATCGGGCCTTTGGCTATGAGGATAAAAAGCTGCTGCTGAGCATGACCATGCTGGCGGCGGCAGTTTATATTTTTTTGTTCTATATTAATAAGATTGGGATGGCGCAGACGGTTTTCGGCTTTATGCTGATGACGGAACTGGCGGCGTATGTCCTGTTGTATCCGAAGTTACAGCTGCGGCAGGTGTTTATTAATATTGTCGGTTTTTTGTATATTCCCTATATGCTGACCCATGTCTTGCTGATGCGTCAAAGTCTGGTGCATGGTAAGGTTGTGGTTTGGCTGGTTATTTTAATTGCCTTTGGCAGCGACACCTTTGCTTACTTTACCGGGGTGACGCTGGGACGGCATAAACTGGCACCGATTTTAAGTCCGAAAAAAACAATAGAGGGAGCACTGGGCGGTATTTTAGGCAGTACGCTGATTTGCCTTTCCTATGGTCTTTTTTTGGAATGGCGCGGTTATTTTACTCTGCCACTTGCGGCCTATGCCAGCCTGGCGCTGTTGGGCGTGCTGGGTTCGGTTTTTTCTCAAATCGGCGATTTGGTTGGCTCGGCGATTAAGCGGGAAACGGGCATCAAGGACTTTGGCCGGCTGATTCCGGGGCATGGCGGGATACTCGATCGGCTCGACAGCATTTTGTTTGTCGCGCCCTTTGTCTATTATTTTATGCTGCTTTTGCACCGTTGGAATTAA
- the pyrH gene encoding UMP kinase, whose amino-acid sequence MSKYKRVLLKLSGETLSGGNTGKFDEAAALKVAEQVKKAADEGLQIGIVIGGGNFWRGRSSENMDRCKADAIGMMATVMNCLYAAAVFQMAGLESVVMTPFPVGTFTEVYSKDAMLDYLNKGKIIFFAGGTGHSYFSTDTAAALRAIQMNADMILLAKNIDGVYDKDPNQYPDAVRYDRLTVSEVVKKGLKVMDITAAQLCLENKMPMSVFFFGGENAILKAVSGSGDGTFIAAE is encoded by the coding sequence ATGTCAAAATATAAAAGAGTGCTGCTCAAGCTGAGCGGCGAAACCCTGTCCGGCGGAAATACCGGTAAGTTTGACGAGGCGGCGGCTTTAAAGGTGGCTGAGCAGGTCAAAAAGGCGGCCGATGAGGGCCTGCAGATAGGGATTGTCATTGGCGGCGGCAATTTTTGGCGGGGACGCAGCAGTGAAAACATGGATCGGTGCAAGGCGGATGCGATCGGGATGATGGCAACGGTGATGAATTGCCTGTACGCAGCGGCGGTATTTCAGATGGCAGGCTTAGAGAGCGTAGTCATGACGCCATTTCCGGTCGGCACGTTTACGGAAGTTTACTCGAAGGATGCGATGCTGGATTATTTAAATAAAGGAAAAATCATTTTCTTTGCCGGCGGCACCGGTCATTCCTATTTTTCGACCGATACGGCAGCGGCTCTGCGGGCAATTCAAATGAATGCGGATATGATTTTACTGGCTAAAAATATTGACGGTGTGTATGACAAAGACCCCAATCAGTACCCGGATGCGGTTCGCTATGACCGGCTGACGGTTTCGGAGGTAGTAAAAAAAGGCTTAAAAGTAATGGATATCACAGCGGCGCAGCTTTGTCTGGAAAATAAAATGCCGATGTCGGTCTTTTTCTTCGGCGGGGAGAACGCGATTTTAAAGGCGGTCAGTGGCAGCGGAGACGGAACTTTTATTGCGGCTGAGTAG
- a CDS encoding tRNA (adenosine(37)-N6)-threonylcarbamoyltransferase complex ATPase subunit type 1 TsaE: MQIIETKTSKETRDLGRRLAESAPKGAVFALAGDLGVGKTVFSQGFAEGLGIEEPVSSPTFTLVNEYHQGRLPFFHFDVYRLEEPEELEAIGFEEYVYGQGVTLIEWADRFPELLPAQTVWIRIEKDYAQGEDYRRITIDQTVPDRA, translated from the coding sequence ATGCAAATAATCGAAACAAAAACAAGTAAAGAAACGCGGGATTTAGGCCGCAGGCTGGCGGAAAGCGCCCCTAAAGGGGCGGTATTTGCCTTGGCCGGAGATTTGGGTGTGGGCAAAACGGTTTTCAGCCAGGGTTTTGCCGAAGGCTTGGGGATTGAGGAGCCGGTGTCGTCGCCGACCTTTACGCTGGTCAATGAATATCATCAGGGGCGGCTGCCGTTTTTTCATTTTGATGTCTACCGGCTGGAAGAACCGGAGGAGCTGGAGGCAATTGGTTTTGAGGAATATGTTTATGGCCAGGGCGTAACCCTGATTGAATGGGCGGATCGTTTTCCCGAATTGCTGCCGGCGCAGACGGTATGGATCAGGATAGAAAAGGACTACGCCCAGGGCGAGGACTATCGCCGGATAACGATTGACCAGACGGTGCCGGATCGCGCGTGA
- the uppS gene encoding di-trans,poly-cis-decaprenylcistransferase, whose translation MEDLQHIAIIMDGNRRWARKRLMPQTLGHQKGAETLEKVSRLVWDKGIRYLTVYAFSTENWKRSAKEVEYIMDLARKFLKTSIRDATQNNMRVRVIGNKKGLAEDIQAQIEELEQATAGFTGLNLQIALNYGGRDEIIRAAEKFWQAGGTAENLTEEAFAGYLDTAGIPDPELLIRTGGESRLSNYLLWQAAYSEIYVTDVFWPDFGETELDQAIGYYQTRNRRFGGE comes from the coding sequence ATGGAAGACCTGCAGCATATTGCAATTATTATGGACGGAAACCGGCGCTGGGCAAGGAAAAGGCTCATGCCGCAGACACTTGGTCATCAAAAGGGAGCGGAAACCTTGGAAAAAGTCAGCCGGCTGGTGTGGGACAAGGGAATTCGCTATCTGACGGTTTATGCTTTTTCCACCGAAAACTGGAAGCGCTCGGCCAAGGAAGTGGAGTATATCATGGACTTGGCCCGGAAGTTTTTAAAGACCAGCATTCGCGATGCGACTCAAAACAATATGCGGGTCAGGGTAATCGGCAATAAAAAAGGTTTGGCCGAGGATATTCAGGCACAAATTGAGGAATTGGAACAGGCGACGGCCGGTTTTACCGGTTTGAATTTGCAGATTGCTTTAAACTACGGCGGCCGGGATGAGATCATCCGGGCCGCGGAGAAGTTCTGGCAGGCCGGCGGGACAGCGGAAAATCTGACAGAAGAAGCCTTTGCCGGTTATTTAGACACGGCCGGGATTCCGGATCCGGAATTGCTGATCCGGACGGGCGGGGAAAGCCGGCTCAGTAATTATTTACTGTGGCAGGCCGCTTATAGTGAAATTTATGTGACCGATGTTTTTTGGCCGGACTTCGGAGAAACAGAGCTGGATCAGGCAATTGGTTATTATCAGACCAGAAACCGCCGGTTCGGAGGAGAATAA
- a CDS encoding ribosome recycling factor, producing MDSSVKVYQEKMTKTVSVLKDEFNAVRAGRANPHILDKITVDYYGQATPLQQVGNITVPEARMIQIQPWDASVIKAIEKALNMSDIGITPSSDGKVIRLVFPELTEEKRKELTKKVKHLGEEAKVAVRNIRRDAVQDFKKQEQDKLLTEDDLKDLETEIQELTDKFVKEIDKAVEEKTKEIMTV from the coding sequence ATGGATAGTTCAGTAAAAGTTTATCAGGAAAAGATGACCAAGACAGTGAGTGTTTTAAAAGATGAATTTAATGCGGTTCGGGCCGGGAGAGCCAATCCGCATATTTTGGATAAGATTACGGTTGATTATTACGGACAGGCAACTCCGCTCCAGCAGGTCGGCAATATTACCGTGCCGGAGGCAAGAATGATTCAAATCCAGCCGTGGGATGCCAGCGTCATCAAAGCGATTGAAAAGGCGCTCAATATGTCAGATATCGGCATTACGCCCTCCAGCGACGGCAAAGTTATTCGCTTGGTATTTCCGGAACTGACCGAAGAAAAGAGAAAGGAACTGACCAAAAAGGTGAAGCATTTAGGCGAGGAGGCGAAGGTCGCCGTTCGCAATATCCGCCGTGATGCGGTGCAGGATTTTAAAAAGCAGGAACAGGACAAGCTTTTGACTGAGGATGACCTGAAAGATTTGGAAACCGAGATTCAGGAGTTGACGGATAAGTTTGTGAAAGAGATTGACAAAGCGGTGGAAGAAAAAACCAAGGAGATCATGACAGTTTAA
- a CDS encoding RNA-binding transcriptional accessory protein, producing MNIQEKLVAEFQLKAWQVENTLKLIEEGNTIPFIARYRKELTGALSDDVLRDLHQRLTYLQGLEERKEQVLGLIEEQGKLTEELKAEILKAETLVEVEDLYLPYKQKRRTKATIAREKGLEPLAQAIMAGTGRAEVLAEAYINAEAGVETAAEALQGARDIIAEMVSEDSAARKYIRGYFSRFGKVVSKAKVEDAGVYQNYADYSEYLSGVAGHRILAINRGEKEKILSVKIDGEHEQMIKYLAKLWIKTEEPSCAAELQAAIEDSYKRLLFPSIEREIRTSFTEKAEEGAIKVFAKNLQQLLMQAPIAGHAVVALDPAFRTGVKTAVIDEFGKVLDTAVIYPTPPQSKVKEAKAVLKKLIEKHGADLIAIGNGTASRETESFVVELIGEMPQKLQYVIVNEAGASVYSASKLGSEEFPEYDVALRSAVSIGRRLQDPLAELVKIEPKAIGVGQYQHDMNQKTLGEALFGVVEDTVNRVGVNVNTASAPLLSYIAGISGKVAKNIVAYREENGKYQNRKELLKVSGLGNKSFEQAAGFLRVPDGTEALDNTGVHPESYQAARRLLEHLQIGDIRQEFQAFREKRKKIKDMKALAGELGVGEMTLEDICKELEKPGRDPREDMPAPVLRQDVLEISDLQEGMVLKGTVRNVIDFGAFVDIGVHQDGLVHISQMSKKFIKHPLEVVAVGDVVEVKVLSADPKTKRIGLSMLIN from the coding sequence ATGAATATCCAGGAAAAATTAGTTGCCGAATTTCAATTAAAGGCCTGGCAGGTGGAGAACACCTTGAAATTAATCGAAGAAGGCAATACGATTCCGTTTATTGCCCGCTATCGGAAAGAGCTGACAGGAGCCTTGTCGGATGACGTGCTGCGGGATTTGCATCAGCGGCTGACCTATTTGCAGGGTTTGGAAGAAAGAAAAGAGCAGGTGCTGGGCTTGATTGAGGAGCAGGGGAAGCTGACCGAGGAATTAAAAGCGGAGATTTTAAAAGCGGAAACCTTGGTTGAAGTGGAAGACCTTTATTTGCCTTATAAACAAAAACGCCGAACCAAGGCGACTATTGCCAGAGAAAAAGGTTTGGAGCCGCTGGCACAGGCAATTATGGCAGGCACCGGCAGAGCCGAAGTATTGGCCGAGGCCTATATCAATGCCGAGGCGGGAGTAGAAACGGCGGCGGAAGCATTACAGGGCGCCAGAGATATCATTGCTGAAATGGTTTCGGAAGATTCGGCTGCCCGCAAATATATTCGCGGGTATTTCAGCCGCTTCGGCAAGGTGGTATCGAAAGCCAAAGTCGAGGATGCGGGCGTATATCAAAATTATGCCGATTACAGCGAGTATTTATCAGGAGTGGCCGGACACCGGATTTTAGCCATTAACCGAGGGGAAAAGGAAAAAATATTAAGTGTTAAAATTGACGGCGAGCATGAGCAGATGATTAAATATTTGGCCAAGCTGTGGATTAAAACTGAGGAACCGAGTTGTGCAGCCGAGCTGCAGGCGGCAATTGAGGACAGTTATAAACGGCTGCTCTTCCCCTCGATTGAGCGGGAAATTCGGACGAGTTTTACCGAGAAAGCCGAAGAAGGGGCAATTAAAGTTTTTGCAAAGAACTTGCAGCAGCTTCTGATGCAGGCGCCGATTGCCGGACATGCCGTTGTAGCGCTTGACCCGGCCTTTCGTACCGGTGTCAAAACAGCGGTGATTGATGAGTTTGGCAAGGTTCTTGATACGGCCGTCATTTATCCGACACCGCCGCAGTCCAAAGTCAAAGAAGCTAAGGCCGTGCTGAAAAAGCTGATTGAAAAGCATGGTGCCGATTTAATTGCCATCGGCAACGGCACGGCTTCCCGGGAAACGGAAAGCTTCGTGGTGGAGTTGATTGGCGAAATGCCGCAAAAATTACAGTATGTGATTGTTAATGAGGCCGGTGCTTCGGTGTATTCCGCTTCGAAGTTAGGGAGTGAAGAATTTCCCGAATACGATGTGGCGCTGCGCAGTGCGGTATCAATTGGCCGGAGACTGCAAGACCCGCTGGCGGAGCTGGTGAAGATTGAGCCGAAAGCAATTGGCGTCGGTCAATATCAACATGATATGAATCAAAAAACCTTGGGTGAAGCCTTGTTTGGTGTGGTGGAAGATACTGTCAACCGGGTGGGAGTGAATGTCAATACCGCCTCTGCTCCGCTTCTTTCCTATATTGCCGGGATTTCCGGCAAGGTGGCCAAAAATATTGTGGCTTACCGCGAAGAAAACGGTAAATATCAAAATCGGAAAGAACTCTTAAAAGTCAGTGGTCTGGGGAATAAAAGCTTTGAACAGGCGGCCGGTTTTTTACGGGTGCCGGACGGCACGGAAGCGCTGGATAATACCGGTGTTCACCCGGAAAGTTATCAGGCGGCCCGCCGTTTGCTTGAACATTTGCAAATTGGCGATATCCGTCAGGAATTTCAGGCCTTTCGGGAAAAACGGAAAAAGATTAAGGATATGAAGGCCTTGGCCGGCGAATTGGGCGTGGGTGAGATGACGCTGGAGGATATTTGCAAGGAACTGGAAAAGCCGGGGCGCGACCCGCGTGAAGATATGCCGGCACCGGTTTTAAGGCAGGATGTACTGGAAATTTCAGACTTGCAGGAGGGCATGGTCTTAAAGGGAACGGTGCGCAATGTCATTGATTTTGGAGCCTTTGTCGATATCGGTGTCCATCAGGACGGTTTGGTGCATATTTCGCAGATGTCAAAGAAGTTTATAAAACATCCTTTGGAGGTAGTAGCGGTCGGCGATGTGGTTGAAGTTAAGGTTTTGTCGGCTGATCCGAAAACCAAACGCATCGGGCTGAGTATGCTGATTAACTAA
- the rseP gene encoding RIP metalloprotease RseP, producing the protein MNQAVGIVIAFLVFSFIVFFHEWGHFLLARRGGIGVEEFAIGMGPKLWGKKKGDTLYSIRLLPIGGFCAMLGEDSAGSGLSGTAAATIASDPRAFNNRPLKARILAVLAGPVFNFILAFIFAVILLLAAGAVTTTEISKVDPEYPAYQAGIQVGDKLLAINGHRILDPMEASTYLVVEGGQPVEVDVLRGAEKLRFTLTPKPVDRGGQTVYMIGIGYAYIQPNFLEVFYYALIKLLSMIKITAFSLFALITGKVSLNMLSGPVGIVNSLSKSYDGGMAIRQYIAIFSSQVVLLSANLGVMNLLPIPALDGGRLVFLFLEGLRGKPIDQKKEGYIHMAGFVLLMLLMAVIFYSDIVKLLT; encoded by the coding sequence ATGAATCAGGCAGTGGGCATTGTGATTGCCTTTTTGGTATTTAGTTTTATTGTATTTTTTCATGAATGGGGGCATTTTCTCTTGGCTCGCCGGGGCGGAATCGGCGTGGAGGAGTTTGCCATCGGCATGGGGCCGAAATTGTGGGGCAAAAAAAAGGGTGATACGCTGTATAGTATCCGGCTGCTGCCGATTGGTGGCTTTTGTGCTATGCTGGGTGAGGATTCGGCTGGCAGCGGATTAAGCGGAACAGCAGCGGCTACTATTGCAAGCGACCCCAGAGCGTTTAATAATCGGCCGCTAAAAGCCAGGATTTTGGCGGTTTTAGCCGGTCCGGTCTTTAATTTTATTTTGGCCTTTATTTTTGCCGTGATTTTACTGCTCGCCGCCGGGGCGGTGACGACCACCGAAATCAGCAAGGTTGATCCGGAGTATCCGGCTTATCAGGCGGGAATTCAGGTTGGCGATAAGTTGCTGGCGATTAACGGCCATCGGATTTTAGATCCGATGGAAGCTTCGACCTATCTTGTCGTCGAGGGCGGCCAGCCGGTTGAGGTCGATGTTTTGCGGGGGGCGGAGAAGCTGAGGTTTACCCTTACGCCCAAGCCGGTTGACCGGGGCGGACAGACGGTTTATATGATTGGCATCGGCTATGCTTATATCCAGCCTAATTTTTTGGAAGTGTTTTATTATGCTTTGATTAAGCTGCTGAGTATGATTAAAATTACGGCTTTCAGCTTGTTTGCTCTAATTACCGGTAAGGTATCCTTAAATATGCTGTCCGGGCCGGTCGGAATTGTTAATTCTTTGAGTAAGAGCTATGACGGCGGTATGGCAATTCGCCAGTATATTGCTATTTTCAGCAGCCAGGTGGTTCTGCTCAGCGCCAACCTTGGTGTGATGAACCTTTTGCCGATTCCGGCGCTGGACGGCGGCCGGCTGGTCTTTCTGTTCTTGGAGGGACTTCGCGGCAAGCCGATTGATCAGAAAAAAGAGGGCTATATTCATATGGCTGGCTTTGTTTTGTTGATGCTCTTGATGGCGGTCATCTTTTATTCCGATATTGTTAAGTTATTGACTTAA